From Fusobacterium varium:
TATCCGAATAATTCTGCTTCTAATAACTCATTTGGTATAGCAGCACAATTTACTTTGATAAAGGGTTTATCCTTTCTAAGACTTTTATAAAAAATTTCATCAGCTATCAATTCTTTTCCTGTTCCTGATTCTCCAGTTATTAATACTGTTACATCTGTCGGAGCTATTGTATTTATCAGAGTAAAAATAGAATTCATTTTTTCACTTTTATATACAAGCTTTTTATTGGATACTTGCTTACTTCTTAAAAATTTTATCTCTTCATCTACTTTTAAAGAAGTTTTCTTTAATTTTTCAATCTTATTTTCCAATTCTTTTAATTCACTGATATCACGATTATTTATAACAACAAGTTCTACTTTTCCATTTGTATCAAATATTGGACTTCCAGTTACTAAAACATCCTTATTTAATTTTATTATCTTTCCAATATTATTTATTCTCTTTTTTTCTTTTATTACATCTAAAGTTACAGCTCCTTTATAAATATCACCTTTAGCAAGAATATCTTTTACATTTTTTCCAATTATCTCTTCCTTTGTTATTCCAGTTATTCTTGTATAGGCTTCATTTATAAAAAGCGTTTTTCCTTCACCATCAGATATATAGATACCATCAAAAAGATTATCTGCTATCTCTTTAAAATCAAAATAATTGCTGAGAAATTCATGATATTCTTTTTGGATAAGTTCATATTTTTCTTTTATCTTCTTATCTTTTTCTATAGCTTCTAAAAATATTCTGTCAATATCTTTCCATAATTTTTTCAAAATATCACTATCTCTCATATTAAATTTTCCCCCCTAAATCTTTTATGCTATTTCACATCTATATGTTCCATTTTTCTTAAATTCTACCAATCCTTCTACTCCACATCTTACCATACTTTCTGTAGCAGAATCGGTATAAAAAGCCATATGTTGTGTTAATACTACATTTGGAAATTG
This genomic window contains:
- a CDS encoding putative transcriptional regulator; this encodes MRDSDILKKLWKDIDRIFLEAIEKDKKIKEKYELIQKEYHEFLSNYFDFKEIADNLFDGIYISDGEGKTLFINEAYTRITGITKEEIIGKNVKDILAKGDIYKGAVTLDVIKEKKRINNIGKIIKLNKDVLVTGSPIFDTNGKVELVVINNRDISELKELENKIEKLKKTSLKVDEEIKFLRSKQVSNKKLVYKSEKMNSIFTLINTIAPTDVTVLITGESGTGKELIADEIFYKSLRKDKPFIKVNCAAIPNELLEAELFGYEGGAFTDSKKNGKIGMFELANEGTILLDEIGDMPIKLQTKLLRVLQQKEIMRLGGTKSIKLDIRIIASTNQNLKEQIKNGKFREDLFYRLNVVPIDIEPLRKRIEDIPELIFEFLSIFNKKYNKNTSIDREAVEILVKYQWPGNIRELENFLERIVVINTTGTITSREIAPMIDSNDFFIEVSDYDIKKAVSYLEKRIITKALKNFGSTRKAAKYLGIEQSTVVKKCKALEIDILKLKEYE